In one window of Bifidobacterium sp. WK041_4_12 DNA:
- a CDS encoding SOS response-associated peptidase, with product MCGRFAMDYVIDELAEFYSAIPTGRVPEQSWNIKPTNDIATILDGKDGVRHLAPSRWSFIPAWSKTSTLKFPTFNARIESVLEKPTYQHAAQFQRCIIPASGYYEWRNHKDPFYFSLDNNTPLSIAGLYGWWRAKPSDPWTLTSTIVTRAATENVASIHHRMPVFITPDLQDEWLDPNSIAQDILPAAEASSEILAMNLQFWQVQPLEGDGSALISKL from the coding sequence ATGTGTGGACGATTCGCTATGGACTATGTGATTGATGAACTTGCTGAATTCTATAGTGCAATTCCGACGGGAAGGGTACCTGAGCAGTCTTGGAACATCAAGCCAACGAATGACATTGCCACGATTCTCGATGGCAAGGATGGAGTTCGTCACCTCGCTCCTTCGCGTTGGAGTTTCATTCCCGCATGGTCAAAGACCTCGACTCTGAAATTCCCAACCTTCAACGCGCGTATTGAATCAGTCTTGGAGAAACCCACATACCAACATGCTGCACAATTTCAACGCTGCATCATCCCTGCATCCGGTTACTACGAGTGGCGCAACCACAAGGATCCGTTCTATTTCTCGCTAGATAACAACACTCCCCTGTCCATCGCTGGACTCTATGGCTGGTGGCGCGCCAAGCCGAGCGATCCTTGGACTCTTACCAGCACCATCGTGACAAGAGCCGCCACGGAAAACGTTGCATCGATACATCATCGCATGCCCGTGTTCATCACTCCCGACTTGCAGGACGAATGGCTCGACCCTAACAGTATTGCCCAAGATATTCTTCCCGCTGCCGAAGCAAGCAGTGAAATCTTGGCTATGAATCTTCAATTCTGGCAGGTTCAACCGCTCGAAGGCGATGGCTCAGCGCTGATCAGCAAGCTGTAA
- a CDS encoding methionine ABC transporter ATP-binding protein, which translates to MIELSDIVVKFAQKGHVVTAVNHVSLAVDDGSIYGIVGFSGAGKSTLVRVMNLLQRPTEGSVIVNGTDLKALSQRALRKERRNIGMIFQHFNLMESRTIFDNVDFPLKGSGIAKSERRRRIEKLLDLVGILEKKDAYPYQLSGGQKQRVAIARALATDPKILLCDEATSALDPKTTIAVLQLLKEINERLGITIVIITHEMQVVKEICDHVAVMEDGKIIERGEVADIFSNPEQALTQDFIRTASHIDQAETTILEHAAGEPVYELRFSGNRASEPILIDIYKRFGLTANILYANIEYLQNKPLGTMLVTFDSSEQLDEVERHLHKDGISMSKVVR; encoded by the coding sequence ATGATCGAATTATCTGACATTGTGGTGAAATTTGCGCAGAAAGGGCATGTGGTCACTGCCGTAAACCATGTCTCTCTGGCCGTAGATGACGGCAGCATATATGGCATCGTAGGGTTTTCTGGGGCGGGAAAATCGACCTTGGTCCGCGTCATGAATCTGCTGCAAAGGCCGACTGAAGGATCGGTTATCGTCAATGGCACAGATTTGAAGGCCTTGTCGCAACGTGCGTTGCGCAAGGAACGCAGAAACATTGGAATGATCTTTCAGCATTTCAATCTGATGGAATCGCGAACCATCTTCGACAACGTCGATTTTCCTCTGAAAGGTTCCGGCATCGCCAAGTCGGAACGTAGGCGGCGCATCGAAAAGTTGCTTGATCTCGTTGGCATTCTGGAAAAGAAGGATGCGTACCCGTACCAGCTCTCAGGTGGTCAAAAGCAGCGTGTGGCAATTGCCAGGGCGCTTGCCACCGATCCTAAGATTCTTCTATGCGACGAGGCGACCAGTGCGTTGGACCCGAAGACAACGATTGCGGTGTTGCAGCTGCTGAAGGAAATCAATGAACGGCTGGGTATCACGATTGTGATCATCACTCATGAAATGCAGGTTGTCAAAGAAATCTGCGACCATGTGGCCGTCATGGAGGATGGCAAGATCATCGAACGCGGCGAGGTTGCCGATATCTTCAGCAATCCTGAACAAGCTCTGACTCAGGATTTCATACGCACGGCAAGTCATATCGACCAGGCTGAGACAACGATTCTGGAGCATGCAGCAGGAGAACCTGTCTATGAATTGCGTTTTTCCGGCAATCGTGCTTCGGAACCCATTCTGATCGATATCTACAAGCGATTCGGGCTCACTGCGAACATTCTCTATGCCAATATCGAATATCTACAGAACAAACCATTGGGAACCATGTTGGTGACCTTTGACAGTTCTGAACAGCTGGACGAGGTGGAACGTCACCTTCATAAGGATGGCATTTCTATGAGTAAGGTGGTGCGCTGA
- a CDS encoding SIS domain-containing protein codes for MFQYFDKIRELLDMVEHTERPNILKAIDAIVKANLEKSSIYIFGASHAGILSEELYYRAGGMITINAIFARELMLDRQPITFTSTMERLEGYGTAIASTIEFHRGDILILHSVSGRNPVIIDMAMAAQKKGVCIIALTNLTYSQSVSSRHSSGKRLFELADIVIDNHGEIGDAACNIAGTELKVGPTSTVIGAAILDDVIVEASRAISKKTASQVPVFYSANLEGGDIENKRLVKEYTDMIHYNF; via the coding sequence ATGTTCCAATATTTTGACAAGATACGTGAATTGTTGGATATGGTTGAGCACACAGAGCGGCCCAACATTCTCAAGGCCATAGATGCAATCGTGAAAGCGAACCTGGAGAAATCGTCGATATATATTTTCGGTGCCAGCCATGCAGGAATTTTGTCTGAAGAATTATATTACCGGGCAGGCGGCATGATCACGATCAACGCTATTTTTGCACGAGAACTGATGTTGGATCGTCAGCCAATAACCTTCACCAGCACCATGGAACGGCTTGAAGGATATGGGACAGCAATCGCCTCGACAATTGAATTTCATCGTGGAGACATCCTAATCCTTCATTCGGTTTCTGGGCGAAACCCAGTCATCATTGATATGGCAATGGCAGCTCAGAAGAAAGGAGTATGCATCATTGCATTAACCAATCTCACTTATTCACAATCAGTATCTAGTAGGCACTCATCGGGCAAGAGATTGTTTGAACTTGCAGATATTGTAATTGACAATCATGGAGAAATTGGTGATGCAGCTTGCAATATAGCTGGAACTGAACTCAAAGTTGGACCAACATCAACAGTTATCGGGGCTGCAATACTTGATGATGTCATTGTTGAAGCAAGTAGAGCTATCTCCAAGAAAACCGCATCACAGGTTCCTGTATTCTATTCAGCGAATTTGGAAGGCGGTGACATCGAAAACAAGAGATTGGTCAAAGAATATACCGATATGATTCACTACAATTTTTGA
- a CDS encoding lactate/malate family dehydrogenase, with the protein MEGAAMGYHPVSIGIIGMGHVGPHAANSLILQGIADEILVCDSNEDKLRAEVQDLNDSTVFAPHRAVVVNCHTDYEKLAHCDVIINASGQVTLSAVSRTGELFKSVDDARLFTGRIAAAGFTGFYVNVTNPCDVVAREIHRLSGLPSSHVIGTGTCLDSARLRTVIALKTRLAPESIQAYMVGEHGNSQIAAWSSVSIAGKLLSELADNPRFALDGAEAESLARKGGYIAYHGKQCTEYAIANAATRIVRAIVHDEKVVLAASVELNGEYGQQGLFTSVPCIIGKDGVEEVLEIDMNDAEHQGFADSCDVIRTNFEKLAPFSVESSRQVPVVLPRHEGDDRNLD; encoded by the coding sequence ATGGAGGGAGCAGCAATGGGGTATCATCCCGTATCAATCGGCATCATCGGCATGGGGCACGTGGGTCCGCATGCTGCCAACAGTCTGATTCTGCAAGGCATAGCAGATGAAATCCTGGTCTGTGACAGCAATGAAGACAAGCTCAGGGCAGAGGTGCAGGATCTCAATGATTCCACAGTCTTTGCGCCGCATCGTGCCGTGGTCGTCAACTGCCATACCGACTACGAGAAGCTGGCGCACTGCGATGTGATCATCAACGCTTCGGGTCAGGTCACGCTTTCGGCAGTCAGTAGAACCGGTGAGCTCTTCAAGTCGGTTGACGATGCACGATTGTTCACTGGCAGGATCGCGGCTGCCGGATTTACCGGATTCTATGTGAATGTGACGAATCCATGCGACGTGGTTGCCAGAGAAATACATAGGCTCTCAGGGCTTCCATCCTCGCATGTCATTGGTACTGGTACCTGTCTGGATTCCGCACGACTTCGGACGGTTATCGCCCTCAAGACGCGGCTGGCTCCTGAATCAATTCAGGCCTACATGGTGGGAGAGCATGGAAATTCGCAGATTGCCGCATGGTCGAGCGTGAGCATTGCCGGAAAACTGCTGAGTGAGCTTGCAGACAACCCGCGCTTTGCGCTGGACGGTGCCGAAGCTGAATCTCTCGCGCGCAAGGGTGGCTACATCGCCTACCATGGCAAGCAGTGCACCGAATATGCCATTGCCAATGCGGCAACGAGAATCGTACGGGCGATTGTGCATGATGAAAAGGTCGTGCTTGCCGCTTCCGTCGAATTGAACGGTGAATACGGTCAACAAGGGCTGTTTACCTCAGTTCCTTGCATCATCGGCAAAGATGGAGTTGAAGAGGTTCTGGAAATCGACATGAACGACGCTGAACACCAAGGTTTTGCCGATTCGTGCGATGTCATTCGCACTAATTTCGAGAAACTGGCACCCTTCAGCGTGGAAAGCTCGCGGCAGGTCCCGGTTGTGCTCCCGAGACACGAGGGGGACGACCGCAATCTGGACTGA
- a CDS encoding MetQ/NlpA family ABC transporter substrate-binding protein yields MKKKIIAAIVAIAASIGLAACGSTSSSSERKYVVGVTSDQQKDIWEYVGKQVAKEGITIDVKLFSGYTEENPALVDGSLDLNSFQHVAFLNNFNAENKADLTYIGYTIISPFGLYSDKIKNYKDLKDGDTIAIPNDVTNGGRALQLLDAIGVIKLKADAPDSPTTKDIEKYIKKVKIEQLQADQIAPALQDVTAATINTNYVTDQLHTTPRKSAIYIDTDHIAKVSSIYKNVIAVRKADKNKEDFKKILKAYQTNAVAKMIKETNDIPAW; encoded by the coding sequence ATGAAGAAGAAAATCATTGCGGCCATTGTCGCAATCGCTGCAAGTATTGGACTGGCAGCGTGCGGGTCTACCTCATCATCGAGCGAACGTAAGTATGTCGTCGGCGTTACCAGTGATCAGCAAAAGGACATTTGGGAATATGTTGGCAAGCAGGTCGCCAAAGAGGGCATCACCATCGATGTGAAGCTCTTCTCGGGATACACCGAAGAGAACCCTGCACTCGTTGACGGCAGCTTGGATCTGAACAGCTTCCAGCACGTAGCATTCCTCAATAATTTCAACGCTGAGAACAAGGCAGACCTGACCTATATCGGATACACCATCATTTCCCCGTTTGGCCTGTATTCAGATAAGATCAAGAATTACAAGGATCTGAAGGACGGCGATACCATCGCCATCCCCAACGATGTCACCAATGGTGGCCGCGCCTTGCAGCTGCTCGATGCAATCGGCGTCATCAAGCTCAAAGCCGATGCTCCGGACTCTCCGACCACGAAGGACATCGAGAAATACATCAAGAAGGTCAAGATCGAACAGTTGCAGGCTGACCAGATCGCACCAGCCCTGCAGGATGTGACAGCGGCAACGATCAACACTAACTATGTGACCGATCAGCTGCATACCACTCCTAGAAAGTCCGCCATCTACATCGACACCGACCACATTGCCAAGGTGAGCAGCATCTACAAGAACGTTATTGCGGTACGCAAGGCAGACAAGAACAAGGAAGATTTCAAGAAGATCTTGAAGGCATACCAAACGAATGCCGTTGCGAAGATGATCAAGGAAACCAACGATATTCCAGCTTGGTGA
- a CDS encoding PTS ascorbate transporter subunit IIC, protein MSVFTNILDFISNNILQDPPILLGLIAMVGLIVQRKSIADIIKGSISAAFGMVILTEGVNMLTGVVAAINTAVQTKMGVGVSKGLSDVTFTSHYGGTVGMAMFLALIIHVFIARFTPVKTIFLTGHMLWWVPFVIVAGGVEGGLKGPVLIVVSGILSALYFSIAPWIMRKYVWAATEDDSFLIGHPTTILSLISGSVAKVIGNKRHSTEDIKVPKGLSFFREISISGGMVMFLVDIIVGLVAPALVPKGGNLLMVALNAGLTFGGGLLILLYGVRMLVNQIVPAFQGISEKLVPGAKPAFDVPVLFNYKPNAVIIGFISAFVTSTILVLICNVTNAFGIILVPMVITSFFECGGAAIVGEGQGGIRGAVVGTMVASVAMIVLVGFSALMMGGTIRNWILIFGGNDLSLWGMIGKWVGNLIGVF, encoded by the coding sequence ATGAGCGTATTTACCAACATACTGGATTTCATCTCGAACAATATTCTTCAAGATCCTCCCATCCTTCTTGGATTGATTGCAATGGTCGGTCTTATCGTACAGAGAAAGTCAATAGCTGACATAATAAAAGGCAGCATTTCTGCTGCATTTGGAATGGTCATCCTTACTGAAGGCGTCAACATGCTGACTGGCGTGGTCGCTGCTATCAACACAGCCGTTCAGACGAAGATGGGAGTTGGAGTCTCCAAAGGTCTCTCCGACGTCACCTTCACTTCTCACTATGGTGGAACGGTCGGCATGGCAATGTTTCTTGCCTTGATTATCCACGTATTCATTGCTCGATTCACTCCTGTGAAGACGATATTCCTAACAGGACATATGTTGTGGTGGGTGCCGTTTGTAATCGTGGCAGGCGGTGTCGAGGGAGGGCTCAAAGGACCAGTCCTCATTGTGGTGAGTGGCATTCTTTCAGCTTTGTACTTTTCCATCGCACCTTGGATTATGCGCAAGTATGTTTGGGCGGCGACCGAGGACGATTCCTTCCTTATCGGGCATCCGACCACGATTCTTTCACTGATATCGGGTTCTGTCGCCAAGGTAATAGGTAACAAGAGGCATTCGACTGAAGACATCAAGGTCCCGAAGGGTTTGTCATTCTTTAGAGAAATATCGATCAGCGGCGGTATGGTGATGTTTCTTGTAGACATTATCGTAGGTCTCGTCGCTCCTGCCCTTGTGCCCAAGGGTGGCAATCTTCTCATGGTCGCTCTCAATGCCGGCCTCACCTTTGGCGGCGGCCTATTGATTCTGCTCTATGGCGTAAGAATGCTTGTTAATCAGATTGTTCCCGCGTTCCAAGGAATTTCTGAGAAGCTTGTTCCAGGTGCAAAGCCGGCGTTCGACGTGCCAGTGCTTTTCAATTACAAGCCGAATGCGGTGATCATTGGATTTATTTCCGCATTTGTGACTTCGACGATTCTTGTGCTCATTTGCAATGTGACGAATGCGTTCGGAATCATTCTTGTCCCCATGGTCATCACCAGTTTCTTCGAATGTGGCGGTGCTGCAATCGTCGGAGAAGGTCAGGGTGGTATCCGAGGTGCGGTGGTTGGAACAATGGTAGCTTCAGTGGCAATGATCGTTCTTGTTGGTTTTTCTGCACTGATGATGGGCGGAACCATACGAAACTGGATTCTCATCTTTGGTGGCAACGACCTGTCGCTCTGGGGAATGATTGGAAAATGGGTCGGCAATCTGATTGGAGTGTTCTAA
- a CDS encoding PTS sugar transporter subunit IIA → MTDRLFDSSNITVIDDADTWQSALQQASEPLLASRTITQLYVNKMIENVQSNGPYMVLSDYFALMHARPGEGVNSMGMSLLVSRKPIDLEGKQVKIFLIMAAVDNSSHLKSLQQVTSIFMDRQAYETILNGNKNEIVALFKQKEVVL, encoded by the coding sequence ATGACTGATAGGCTTTTCGACTCTTCAAATATCACAGTCATAGACGATGCGGATACGTGGCAGTCTGCGCTGCAGCAGGCCAGCGAACCCTTACTGGCATCGAGAACAATCACGCAGCTCTATGTGAACAAGATGATTGAAAATGTGCAGAGTAACGGCCCATACATGGTTCTCTCCGACTACTTCGCACTGATGCATGCCCGACCTGGTGAGGGTGTGAACAGCATGGGGATGAGTCTTCTTGTTTCGAGAAAGCCCATTGATCTTGAAGGCAAGCAAGTGAAGATTTTCTTGATCATGGCAGCGGTTGACAATTCCAGCCATCTCAAAAGCCTTCAACAGGTGACATCCATTTTCATGGACAGGCAGGCATACGAAACGATTTTGAACGGAAACAAGAACGAAATTGTTGCATTATTCAAACAGAAAGAGGTAGTGCTATGA
- a CDS encoding PTS sugar transporter subunit IIB: protein MKFLAVCGFGVGSSMVLKMTLDKVIKELGIAAETENTDISSAKSEDADAYFTSAELQPDLESSTTKPVIAIKRYMDASEVKQALVTLLNAQEGSER from the coding sequence ATGAAATTCCTAGCAGTGTGTGGATTCGGGGTTGGAAGCTCCATGGTGTTGAAAATGACTCTGGATAAGGTCATCAAGGAACTTGGCATTGCCGCAGAGACAGAGAATACCGATATTTCTTCGGCAAAGTCAGAAGATGCGGATGCTTATTTTACGAGTGCGGAATTACAGCCGGATCTTGAATCGTCCACAACGAAACCGGTCATAGCAATCAAGAGATACATGGATGCATCAGAAGTGAAACAGGCGCTGGTGACATTGTTGAATGCACAGGAGGGTAGTGAACGATGA
- a CDS encoding ketopantoate reductase family protein encodes MRYGVIGTGGMGTQYGVLLQEFAGKEVDFIDTWDDNVEQIRKQGGVYVSQDEENRHLVPIHVYYPEEYDGDPDVWIVFLKQMQLDDVLSRCAHLFKDHQVVFSAMNGYGHFEKFAQYFDASRIYGGTALIGAEVYGPGDVNFTGGANAKAMNMCGYEEQVTDVEHEIFDDFTQATLNPTIVSNFMGMCMAKIVFNSVLNTLCTMYQIRFGEFMRHPGAQWMTEKLVDEAYTAAEKAGLNLLGTRESEVAMICHTAGVAHPLHYPSMYQDLTKGRPTEVDFINGYIAKIGREHGYECTLHEFVTQELHLAELAFSIHHPEFKRG; translated from the coding sequence ATGCGATACGGAGTTATTGGCACTGGTGGCATGGGAACGCAGTATGGCGTTCTTCTTCAGGAATTCGCAGGCAAAGAGGTCGATTTCATCGATACCTGGGATGACAATGTCGAGCAGATTCGCAAGCAGGGTGGAGTCTATGTGTCACAGGATGAAGAGAATCGTCATCTTGTACCGATTCACGTCTACTATCCGGAGGAATATGACGGGGATCCAGACGTGTGGATCGTCTTCCTCAAGCAGATGCAGCTTGACGACGTTCTCTCGCGCTGCGCCCATCTTTTCAAAGACCATCAGGTGGTATTCTCCGCTATGAATGGCTACGGCCATTTCGAAAAGTTCGCACAATACTTCGATGCCTCTCGTATCTATGGCGGCACGGCACTGATTGGCGCTGAAGTGTACGGTCCTGGCGATGTGAATTTCACCGGGGGAGCCAATGCCAAAGCCATGAACATGTGTGGCTATGAGGAGCAGGTGACCGATGTCGAGCATGAGATTTTCGATGATTTTACTCAGGCGACGCTGAACCCAACGATTGTCAGCAACTTCATGGGCATGTGCATGGCGAAGATCGTGTTCAATTCTGTGCTGAACACGCTATGCACGATGTATCAGATACGGTTCGGAGAATTCATGCGTCATCCAGGCGCGCAATGGATGACGGAGAAGCTGGTAGACGAAGCCTATACTGCTGCTGAGAAGGCGGGACTGAATCTCTTAGGCACGCGTGAATCCGAAGTGGCAATGATATGCCACACCGCTGGTGTAGCGCATCCGCTGCATTATCCTTCGATGTATCAGGATCTGACCAAGGGACGTCCAACCGAGGTTGATTTCATCAACGGATATATTGCAAAAATCGGCCGCGAACATGGCTATGAGTGCACGCTCCATGAGTTCGTCACTCAAGAACTGCATCTCGCTGAACTGGCATTTTCGATACATCACCCAGAATTCAAGCGCGGCTGA
- a CDS encoding methionine ABC transporter permease produces the protein MEHYFPYASQMVSDFTQATQETVLMTVSAMIIAGAIGLVIGILLLLTGSRGLSPNAPVYWVLDQIVNIGRSVPFIILLAVIMPFTRLIVGTSIGTTAVTVPIVVGTIPFFARQVQNALLEVDSGVVEAAQAMGLGNLAIVVRVYLKEGLISLVRSVNFTIINLIGLTAMAGVVGGGGLGAVALQEGYQRGRTDVTVMSMILILIFVFITQVIGNAVLKLIAHGRA, from the coding sequence ATGGAACATTATTTCCCCTATGCAAGTCAGATGGTGTCAGACTTTACGCAGGCAACGCAAGAAACCGTGCTGATGACAGTGTCGGCGATGATCATCGCCGGAGCCATAGGACTCGTCATCGGCATTCTTCTGCTGCTGACAGGCTCTCGCGGTCTAAGCCCCAATGCACCGGTCTATTGGGTGCTTGATCAGATCGTAAATATTGGTAGATCCGTACCTTTCATCATCCTGCTGGCGGTCATCATGCCGTTCACTCGTCTGATTGTGGGCACCAGCATCGGAACCACGGCTGTGACGGTTCCCATCGTTGTCGGTACCATCCCGTTCTTCGCCCGTCAGGTACAGAACGCCCTGCTCGAAGTGGATTCCGGTGTCGTCGAGGCTGCGCAGGCCATGGGGCTCGGCAATCTTGCCATCGTCGTGCGCGTGTACCTAAAAGAGGGCCTGATCTCACTCGTTCGCTCGGTTAACTTCACCATCATCAATCTGATTGGTCTGACAGCCATGGCTGGAGTCGTCGGGGGAGGCGGCCTGGGCGCGGTGGCACTTCAGGAAGGCTATCAGCGAGGCAGAACGGACGTGACGGTCATGTCGATGATTCTGATTCTGATCTTCGTGTTCATCACGCAGGTTATTGGCAACGCAGTGCTCAAGCTCATTGCGCATGGTCGTGCGTAG
- a CDS encoding transcription antiterminator, with product MILEYSNGLHVGGDSVKAEEIPNSKDRKYYILARLVDGEHLSYQRLSNDYFISRSSIAHDVELIKALLAKDNVSLGFDNSGTFISGGEIVKQKVIKRIVTDLLRAADDRSSILKLFIDSSSITRVEEIFQKQVQSWQLEVPEYYIDDIVISTAIVVDRGLLGHHIADAKGNQLGSLLFQFDKYPLVYELIKGVEEAGVYSFTPDELRYLSYIVIGNGFKFFMKDLQIPASFKSKVKLLISTVSDGLNIDLTQDTRLHADLTVHLYQMFLRLQAGTTVINPLLDEIQENYPQLYGTVWYAFSDFGSDNHIAISDDEVGFLTIHFQAAVERTKSAKRVLFVCPNGIGTSSLVSAKIHRILPEVSLIEVVSQVDLVRQDLSDVALIISTVQLPAQTVPVANISPMITTHDMKTIMNRYIDVSMDGSEQEVDFSHIHSIPFLAKDHVLFCNAKSRTAIIDSLMAMNEWPNAEQRNMFRQTVFQRDTVQSTYLDNGFVISHGDPSLVSHSCIGVAILDKSIDWMSNRADVVALLMIKKEDRKSVEPFMNVIMNGINNKDWFISRMMEISEHD from the coding sequence GTGATCCTCGAATACAGTAATGGATTACACGTTGGGGGTGATAGTGTGAAAGCAGAGGAAATTCCGAATAGCAAGGATCGAAAATATTACATTCTTGCGCGGCTGGTTGACGGTGAGCACCTCAGTTATCAGCGCCTTTCCAATGATTACTTCATATCGAGGAGCAGCATTGCTCACGATGTTGAATTGATAAAGGCGTTGCTAGCCAAAGACAACGTCTCTTTGGGATTCGATAACTCTGGAACATTCATCAGCGGCGGTGAAATCGTCAAGCAGAAGGTAATCAAGCGTATCGTCACCGATCTGTTGAGAGCGGCCGATGATCGTTCATCAATCCTAAAGCTGTTCATCGATTCTTCATCTATCACACGGGTAGAGGAGATTTTTCAGAAACAAGTCCAGAGCTGGCAGTTGGAAGTACCGGAATATTACATCGATGACATTGTGATTTCTACTGCAATAGTTGTAGATAGAGGCTTGCTGGGACACCACATCGCGGATGCCAAGGGAAACCAGCTGGGCAGCCTGCTCTTCCAGTTTGATAAATATCCTTTGGTATACGAGTTGATCAAAGGCGTTGAAGAAGCTGGGGTATATTCATTCACTCCTGATGAATTGCGGTATCTTTCCTATATCGTGATTGGCAATGGATTCAAGTTCTTCATGAAGGACCTGCAAATCCCCGCTTCATTCAAAAGCAAGGTGAAGCTGCTGATTTCCACGGTCAGTGATGGATTGAACATTGATCTGACTCAAGATACGCGGCTGCACGCTGATCTGACTGTTCACCTATACCAGATGTTTCTACGGCTGCAGGCGGGCACCACGGTGATCAATCCTCTGCTGGACGAGATACAAGAAAACTATCCACAGCTATATGGAACAGTGTGGTATGCATTCAGTGATTTTGGCTCTGACAACCATATTGCCATTTCAGACGATGAGGTTGGCTTCTTGACCATTCATTTTCAGGCAGCGGTCGAGCGAACGAAGAGTGCCAAACGTGTGTTGTTCGTCTGTCCAAACGGAATTGGCACGAGTTCACTCGTTTCAGCGAAAATTCATAGGATACTTCCAGAGGTTTCACTGATCGAGGTTGTATCGCAAGTCGACTTGGTACGTCAGGATTTATCGGATGTTGCTCTCATAATTTCCACCGTGCAACTCCCTGCGCAGACAGTTCCGGTCGCGAACATCTCTCCTATGATCACGACTCACGATATGAAGACAATCATGAACAGATACATTGATGTTTCCATGGATGGTTCTGAGCAGGAAGTTGATTTTTCTCATATTCACAGCATTCCATTTCTTGCAAAAGATCATGTCTTGTTTTGCAATGCAAAAAGTAGAACGGCAATCATTGATTCTTTGATGGCCATGAACGAGTGGCCGAATGCCGAGCAGAGAAATATGTTTCGTCAGACCGTGTTCCAAAGGGACACAGTTCAGTCCACGTATCTTGACAATGGCTTTGTGATCTCTCATGGGGATCCGTCATTGGTTTCACATAGCTGCATAGGAGTTGCCATTCTTGATAAGTCGATTGATTGGATGAGCAATCGCGCCGACGTGGTTGCTCTGCTGATGATCAAAAAAGAAGATAGAAAATCTGTCGAGCCGTTCATGAATGTGATCATGAACGGAATTAATAACAAGGATTGGTTCATTTCAAGGATGATGGAGATTAGTGAACATGACTGA